The DNA window TTCCTTGTACTATCTTGTAttagttactaaacaaaatctCCTAGATATAAGATGttgaaatgaaaatatttgaaattgaatttgaaGATTATAGTGCACAAAAGAACTCGTATTAACCATGAAAGTTACAATATTGCTTGTTATTTTCACTTCGTATCTCCAATATATCTGGTTGATATTGAAATCAACAATCTGATATCtttgtattattattatgtACAACAAAAGTAACCATCACCTATGTTAGCACGAAAACGTTGCAATAGAAAACGGTGaaatcattttataaatataagtgTCGAAATTTtagaaacgtttgcaaaaatggaaatgaaatgTCCGAAACGTAACGCTCGataagttttcgtgcaacatagacGATGATTTTCAAGAATGCTTAAGATCGAAACTTGGATTTGATTGTATTGATTATACCATCATCTACTTGAAAGGCCTTAGTCAAGACTTGATTAGGAATTTCAGGTGCTGAAGCAAAAAGAGTTGTTGAAGCAACTGCAGAACCAGGCAATTGACTGTTAAAGGCAGTGAAAAGTAGAGCCTTACCTTCTCCAACATTTAATTGAAAATGAACAAGTCCACGAGGAACAACAAACATCTCCCCAGGACTCAAAACTTTAGAATGAAACACATTACTAGTCGTCACAAATCCAACAAGAAGCTTCCCTTGAATCACCACTCCTGTCTCAGTAGCACGCGGATGCGAGTGAGGAGGATTCAGACCACCGGGGGCAAAATCAACCCGATTCATCGAAATTCCGAGGGTATTAAGGCCGGGAAATGCAAGAACATTAGCTGGAGTTGCAGCCCAACCAAACTTGTTTGTTGTATTGCCCTCTTTGCTCAAACCAGTGAAGAAAAAATCATCCGAGGTTACTTCTGCTGCAAGTTTGCAAGGGAAGCCGTTGATAGAGACAGAACCTTTCAAGTCTGCAACGCAGAAATCTTGCAGCGGATCGGGATCGGATGAGATTATATGCATGGGAAGAAGTAATAACATAATCGAGCTGCATAGAACACGAAAAAACGATGAACTAGCCATTGCAGGAATGAACCAAAAATAGAATGAGGAGATGGTACTAGGATATGGATACGGTGGTTCTTTATATATGAGTTTTATACATTTTAGACCCTCCATTTCTTGTAGGAACAAGTCAATGAAATGGACGTTTGAGATGACCAAGAGAGCACGCAATACACTGATACAGTTAAAAATCAAGGATTGATGAATTGGACCTAACcatccggttcaaccggttgaaacCGGCCAACTGTCCAGTCCATCTAACCCCTAAGAACTGGAAACTGGCGAGTTTCTAAAAAACCATATGGTTCAATGACACATACACATTAAAAAAAACGTCTGACATTGGcaattttcatttgaatttcttAGTATTCAATTTTATCATGAAAATTTTGGTATAGAATAACTTTGTTTACTGAAATATTGGGCTATAAAAATTGCTAATAGGGACATAGACCATACATGCTAGgtccaattttttattttacaattgtACTCAACTGGTTCAACCAGCTGAACCAGGAACTGATGGCCACAACTGTTCGTTCAccggtttggtttttaaaaaacTGTTAAGAATATCACATCCTTGACAAACAAGCAAGCAGAATTCAATGGCTTATACTTACAGAGACTTGCTACCTAATCTAAGTTGGAAGAGAAGGTGCTCATGACGCAGTAAAACCAATGGAGTCTTGGTGGATTTGATTGCTGCTGTTGCAAGTTGGAACTTTAGTCTTTGAGCttaataataaagaaattagCTTAATGGGAAGTTTATTATTATTGGAGTAGTTGCATAAGAATGGACGACCAATTTGGCGGTCGTCTTCAACCGATGGGATATCTCTAGCGACATATGAAAAATCAAACTCAAAAATCCTGAATAGATTCTCATAGCGTGAAAATACAAATCAGACTATTCTCTCATTAATCCGCTATTAGATGTTTAAAACAGGTAAGTTAAGGGCGAACTCCTATCTATACACATGGATGTGATCGTATATAAACTCAAACTCAAAACCTATATAAAGTGAAAATACGAATCAGATATTTCTGTATCGGTCCGCTATTAGATGTTTAAAATCATACTGTTGACTTATGTATAGATGTCCTTGTCCATTGTCATTTACTTGAAGAGAAGGCGCCTCTCAGTTGCCTTCCAATTCAAGACTTGAGAGGTACCCACCTGCACTGTACAGCCAAGAGCCAAAAATTGACTGTTGGCTCGCAGCATCTCACCAATTTTGTTTTGTCAatacataaaattgaaaagacaTTCCAAAAtgcaatttaaaaaagaaaatgtcACTCTCTGACTTAGCAACCTTACAATCAGTCCCTGTCAAATAATGCAGATAAAGTAACTCAGAACTGTAAGTACTTCCATTTCATTATGCAAGTATGTCCAAAAACTTTtgagaaacaaaataaaacaacgCATGACAATCTTTCAATCTGTAAATTTTCAGATACATCAAGTTTGCTGGTTACACTCAGAAAATACAACCTAAAACCGCAATTTTCATTATGCCGTTCTATAACGCAACCAGTTTAAGTATTTTAAAGATATCCATCAAAGAAGCGTGAAAGTGTGATTTGAAAGTCCAGTGCTAACTCTGCATTCTGCAATTGCGGAAGTCATAATGTAATCaagacgactaattaaaattcgttatgaaaatattaaagaGAGAGATCCAATTAGCAAGACCTATCTAAAGCAGAAGGGGTAAT is part of the Mercurialis annua linkage group LG3, ddMerAnnu1.2, whole genome shotgun sequence genome and encodes:
- the LOC126673610 gene encoding germin-like protein subfamily T member 2, which produces MEGLKCIKLIYKEPPYPYPSTISSFYFWFIPAMASSSFFRVLCSSIMLLLLPMHIISSDPDPLQDFCVADLKGSVSINGFPCKLAAEVTSDDFFFTGLSKEGNTTNKFGWAATPANVLAFPGLNTLGISMNRVDFAPGGLNPPHSHPRATETGVVIQGKLLVGFVTTSNVFHSKVLSPGEMFVVPRGLVHFQLNVGEGKALLFTAFNSQLPGSAVASTTLFASAPEIPNQVLTKAFQVDDGIINTIKSKFRS